The Anaeromyxobacter sp. Fw109-5 genomic interval TGTCGGGGTCGATGTCGCGGCCGTCGGCGTCCACCTCGTCGAGGATCTCCTCCAGGATCACCTCGCGCTCGACGTCCATCTCCTTCAGCAGGGGCCGGCGGATGAGGTCGCCCAGGATGGCGAGGCCGGTGCCCACCTCGTCCGGGTGGATGGGCGTGTAGTAGCAGCCGTGATCGCGGGCGGTGATGCCGTTGAGGCTCCCGCCGGCGCTCTCGACCGCGGCGTTCATGGCGACCGTGTCCGGCCAGGCCAGCGAGCCGCGGAAGAACAGGTGCTCGAGGAAGTGCGAGACTCCGTTCCGGGCCGCCGTCTCGTGCCGGGAGCCCGCCCGGACGTAGAGCGCGATCATCGCGGAATGCAGCCCCGGGGCCCCCGCGGTGAGCACCCGCAGCCCGTTCGGCAGCACGGCGCGGTGCACCTCGCCCCAGTTCTCGCGCGGGCGCCTGGGGCGCGCCGCGACGCGCTGGCGGGAATCGCCGGCGCGGATCAACGCGCCGGTCGCCTTCTGCGGGAGCAGCTTCCGTCGCTTTCGCCGGATCTCGTGCCTCGGGTGCCTCATCGCGTGCTGGCCGCCTCCACCGGCCCCTCCATCGGTTCGTCCGCCGCCGCCGGCAGGCGGACGACGAACGTGGTCCCTTGCCCGACCGTGCTGTCGCAGCGGATCGAGCCCCCGTGCTCCACGACCACCTGCCGGGTGAACGCGAGGCCGAGCCCGGTCCCGCGCTCCTTCGTCGAGTAGAACGCCTCGAAGATGCGCGTCAGGTCACCTGGGGGGATCCCCCCGCCGGTGTCGGAGACCTCCGCCTCGATCGCGTCCCCCACGCGACGGGTCCGCACCGTGACGGTGCCCCCCGAGGGCATGGCCTCCCGGCTGTTGCGCAGGAGGTTCAGGAAGACGGCGCGGAGCTGCCCCTCGTCCGCCTGCACGGCCGGCAGGCCGGCCGCGAGCGCCCGCTCGAGCTCGATGCGAGCCGCCGCGAGCTCGGGGCCGAGGAAGTCGAGCAGGCCGGAGAGGATCTCGTTCAGGTCCTGGCGCGCCAGGGCCGGCTTGGGGAGGCGCGCGAACCGCAGGTACTCCTCGGCGACGCCGTTCAGCCGGTCGACCTCGCGCGAGATGGCCGAGACGAGCTGGAGCGCCTCGCGGGGCGGGACGTCGAGCTCCGCGAGCTCCTCGGCGAGGAGCTCGGCGTTGAGGCCGATGGCGTTCAGCGGGTTGCGGATCTCGTGCGTGATCTGGGCGGAGATGCGGCCCACCGCGGCGAGCCGCTCGGCCCGCCGCAGCTCGTCCTGCTGCCGGTCGAGCGAGGCCGCCATCGCGTTGAACTCGCGCGCGAGCAGGCCGATCTCGTCCCCGCTGCGGACCGCGACCTGGCGAGAGAGATCGCCCGCCGCGACCGCCTTCACGCCCTCGGTGAGCGTCTGGATGGGCGCGAGGAGGCGCTGCGAGAGCAGGGCCGCGCCGACGCCGATGCCGAGCGCGATGAGCGAGTAGATGACGATGAGCGCGACCGTCCGGCCCTCCGAGCGCTCTGCCGCCCGCACGCGGTCGGCGATCTGGCTCTCCAGGGCCACCTGCAGGAGCTTCACGTCCAGTGAAAGACCCTTCTCGAGCTGCCGGACCTCCTGCGCGCGCGCCTCGAAGGCGGCCGCGGTGCTCGGGTCCTGGCCCTCGCCCGCCTCCAGCGCGTCGAAGAGCGCGCGGGCCTTCCCGTCGTACTCCGACCAGCGCGCCCCCAGGGCCTGAAGGCGGCCCTCGACGTCCTGGAGGAAGCGCGCGTCGTCCTCGCGGGCGAGCAGCCGCGCGTCGGCCACCACCCGCTTCGCCTCCTCGATCTTCTCCCGGACGAGCGCCGGGAAGTGCGCCCGCGCGACGGGGAGGTAGGCCTGCCTCGCGGAGCGGTCGAGCGCCCGGGCCTCGAGGGCGCGGGCGGCGACCCAGTCCTTCGTCTCCAGCTGGGCGGCGATGCGGGTCAGCGGCAGGTAGCCGGAGGAGAGCAGGCGGAGGTCCCGCCGTGCGTCGTGCAGCCGCACGATCGCGAACACGGCCACGGCGCCGAAGGCGGCGAGGGCCACCGCGAAGGTGAGGAAGATGCGGGTGGCGACGCGGCGCATGGGAGGGGGGCGAATCCTAGCGCGGTGCGGCCCCGCCGCCCCGCCGAATCGTTCCTAACCCCCCGCCCCGGCGAGCGCCCGTGGTGAGCGCCTGCCCGCGCCGCTCCTTCCCAAGATGCGCGGAGGTCTGTTAGTTACCGGGACCTCCACCGGAGCACATCTCCCATGACCGGACTCTTCGCCTTCCTCGCCCTCCTGGGCGTCCTCGCAGCCGTCGGCTTCTTCCTCTCCGCCCGCACCGCGCGTGCCGAGCTCGCCGCCCGAACGGGCGACCGCGCCAGGCTCGAGGCCGACGCGGAGGCGGCGCGCAAGGCGGCGCAGGACGCCAGGGCGGAGGCGAAGAAGACGCGGGACGAGGCGAGCGCGCTGCGGGCGGATCTCGAGCGCGCGAAGAAGAAGGCCTTCGAGCAGCAGGAGGCCGCGCGCCGCGCCGGCGGCGCCCCCGCGCTGCGCGAGGAGATCGACAAGCTCGCCGCGCGTCTCGCGGAGGCGCGCGCCGAGGCGGGGCACCAGGCCGAGCGCGCCCGCGCCCTCGACGCGGAGCTGCAGAGGGTGAACGCCCAGCTGGAGCGGGCTCGCAGCCGGCCGGTGGAGGCCGCGCCGGCGCCGGCGCCCACGCCCGCCGCGGCGCCAGTCGCGGCGCCCGCCGCCGACGACGGGCGGCTCGCGGCCGAGAAGGACCGTGCCGACAAGGCCGAGGCGAAGCTCGCCGAGGCGCGCAAGCGGATCGCCGAGCTGGACCATGATCTCAAGGCCGTCAGGGGCCGGCTCGAGACGGAGAAGCGCGTCTACATGGTGCAGAAGGGCGAGCTCGGGCTCGCCGCCGACCGCTACGCGGAGCTGCGCCGCCGCCACGACTCGCTGCGCAAGGAGCACGAGGAGCTCGTCGAGGCCGTCCGGCAGGCGGCGCGCGAGGAGCGCCGCCTCGCCGAGGCCGGCGCCGCGAAGGGAACGGGCGGGGGGAACGAGCCCGCCGGCGGGACCGCCGCGTAGCGGAAACCCCGTTCGCCCGTAGCCTCACCGCAGGCGAGGCGGGGTCGAGGGGACGCCGCCGCTCAGGTGCGCGGCGCTTCCTCGGACGCGTTCGCGAGCAGCTTGAACAGCGGGGCGAGGTCGCGGAACACGCCCAGCAGATCGCCGAGCGAGAGGCTCCGCGCCTCCTCGCGCGACCACGCGATGCCCACGTCGAGCCCGTCGGCGCCGGGCGCGAGGTCGTCCGCGAGCTCCTGCCAGAAGGCCGGCGTGTGCGCCGGGGCGAGCTCGGGCAGCTCCTCGAAGTTCCAGTCGTTGAAGCTGCGCAGCTTTCGGAACGGCTTTCCCTTGCGGGAGAGGGCGGGCGCCTCGCGGGTGAGCGCGCGCTGCATCGCCTCGCGGCAGGGGGAGTCGCCCTTCACGCCGACCCGGGCGTGGAGGTGGTCGCGGGTGACGACCACCGCGAGGTACGGCAGGCCGCGGTAGCCCCGGGGGCTCTCGCAGAAGGTCACGAGCGCCTCGTCCTGCGCGACGCCCTTGCGGCGGGCCACCTTCCCCGGGTGCACGAAGAGGCCCCGGCCGGCGACGCGGGACAGCCCGGCCACGCAGTGGTTGCCGATGTCGGCGAGCTTCGGCTGGAGCTTCGCCTCGAGCGCGGCGGAGCGCGCGTCCGGATCGTCGATCTCGAAGAGCCCGAAGTCCGATGGGCCGATGCCGAGGCCTGCCATGAGCGCCCCCAGCGCGTTTGGGCGCACGATCCTATCACACGTTGACTGGCCGGGCGGCGTGGGCCTAGGTTCTGCCCTCCGATGCAGAAGGACCAGCGGCTCCTCGACCTCGCGGCGCTCCTGCTCAAGGCCGCCGAGCCCGTCTCCTGGCGCGAGATCCAGGAGCAGTTCCCCGAGGACTATGGGGGGAGGGGCGAGGCCGCGATCCGCAAGTTCGAGCGGGACAAGGCCGAGCTGCTCGAGCTCGGCATCCCGGTCCGCTACGCCGCAGGGGACGAGGACCTCCCCGCCGGCTACCTGATCGAGCGGGACGAGTTCTACCTGCCCGACCTCCGGCTTCCCCCGGAGGACCTCGCCCTCCTCTACCTCGCCGGCTCGGCCGCGCTCGCGAGCGGGACGTTCCCCTACGCCCGAGACCTCGCGCACGCCCTCAACAAGCTCTCCTTCGCGGCGCGCGCGCCCGGGGCCTCGGAGGCGGCCGGCCTCGCCGCGCGCCAGCTCTCCGCCCCGGACGACGGCGAGGGCATGGACGCGGCGGCGCGCGTCGAGGAGCTCTCCCGCGCCATCGCCCACGTGAAGCGCGTGCACCTCGTGTACCTCGGCGCGGAGCGGCGCGAGACGACCGAGCGCGACGTGGATCCGTACGGTCTCTTCCAGCGGGGCGGCGCCTGGTTCCTGGCGGGCTGGTGCCACCTGCGCCGGGCGATCCGCACGTTCCACCTCTCGCGCATCGTGTCGCTCGCGGTGAACGCGTCCGCGCCGCGCACGCGGGACTTCGTGCCCCGCGGGGACTTCTCGCTCGCCGGGTTCGCCACCCGCGAGACGTGGGAGTACGACGTCCACGCCCCGGTCCGCTGCCGCATCCGCCTCGACCCGCCGGTGCCGGCCGAGGTGCTCGCCTCGTTCGGGCCCCGGGCGAAGCTGCTCGAGGACGGCGGCGCCACGGTGGTGGAGGTCGAGGCGACCAACGAGGAGGGGCTCCTGCGGCACGTGCTCGCGCTCGGGGACCGCGCGGAGCTGCTCCAGCCCAGGCCGCTGCGCGAGAAGGCGCGCGCGGTGCTCGCCGGGATCGAGCGGAGGCTCGCGTGACGCCGGCGCGCCGCAAGAGGGCGGAGGGCGCGCCAGGCGCCACGGGCGGTGCCCGGTCCGGGCGCGCCGCGCCGCGCTCCGCCAAGCGCGAGGCCGCGGCGGACCCCGCCAAGCCCGCGCCGTCGCCGGCGAAGTCGGCGCCCAGGCCCGCCACCGCCGCGCCCAGGCACGACCCGCGCGATCGGCTCCGCCGCGTCCTGTTCCTCGTCCCCTACGCCGTGCGCCACCCCGGGATCCCGGTGAAGGATCTCGCGCGCCGGTGCGGGTGCACGGAGAAGGAGCTGCTCGCGGATCTCGACTTCCTCCTCGAGGTGGGGTCGCCGCCCTTCGCGCCCGACGACTTCCTCGACCTGTACGTCGAGGGCGATCGCGTCTACGTCGCGCTGCACCAGAGCTTCTCGCGCCCGCCGCGCTTCACGGAGAGCGAGGCCGCCGCGCTCGCGGCCGCCGCCCAGGCGCTCGGCGGCGAGGGGCGCGAGCGCTCGGTGAAGGCGCTGCGCGACTCGGTCCCGCGCGATCGGCGGGCCAGCTTCGACGAGCTCGTCGGGCGGATCTACGCCGGCGCGCCGCCCGCGCCGCAGTCGGTGCTGGGACGGCTCCAGCGCGCCATCGCCGAGCGCCGCGCCGTGCGGCTCGCGTACCACTCCGCCTCGCGCGACGCCGAGACCGAGCGCGTGGTCCACCCCTACACGCTCGCCCAGCGCTTCGGCCACTGGTACCTCTACGGCCACGACTCCGCGCGGGGGAAGGCGCTCGCGTTCCGGCTCGATCGGATCCGCTCCTGCGAGGTGACCGACGACCGGTTCGACCCGCCGTCCGAGGCGGAGCTCGCGCGGGCGCGGCTGTTCTCCGAGGCGCAGGGCGAGCCGGTCCGGATCCAGCTCGGGCCGCTCGCCGCGGCCTGGGCGCTCGCCCGGCCCGGCGTCCGTCTCGTGAGCCGGACCGAGAAGGGCGGGGCGGTGGTGGAGCTCCCGGGCGCGAGCGACGAATACGGGACCCGCTACGCGCTCTCGCTCGGTGGGGACGCCGAGGTGGTCGCGCCGCCGTCGGCGAGGCGTCACTTCGAGGACGCGGTGCGGCGGACCCTCGCCCGCTACCGGTAGCCGCCGGGATTCCCTTGCGCCTTCGGCCGTCTGGGCGGGGTCCCGGCACCCCCCGGTGAGACGCCGAGACTCGCTCGCGGCCTACCCTGGGTTCCGTCAGACCACCTCGTCACCCGCGAGAACCGGGCGATTTCGCGCGGCACGCGAGGCGCATCGCCGCGGTACGGCCGCTCCGGCCGGAGGTGCCTTGGCTCGCGTCCTCATCGTCGACGACACCGACATCGTGCGCCGCGCGCTGGAGCTCGCGGTGCGCCGGATGGGGCACGCCGCCGTGTCCACCTCCGACGCGGTCGAGGCGCTCGCCCTCGCCCGCGAGCAGCCCCCGGACCTGGCGCTCGTCGACTTCCGCATGCCGGGAATGGACGGCGCGGCGCTGTTCCACGCGCTGCGCGAGTCGCTCGGCGAGCGCTGCCCCAAGATCCTGTTCGTGTCGGCCACCCCGCCGGACGAGGTCGCGCGCGAGGTCGAGCGGATCGGCCGGCCGGCGGGCTACGTGAAGAAGCCGTTCCACCTGGACGACCTGGTGAAGATGGTGGGCGAGGCGCTGGCGTAGGCCGACTAGGCCGACTCATGATCGTCGCCGTGCTTCGTGGAATGATAGCCGTGCTCGCTTGCGCGATCCTGAGTTCGGGTCGGGGGGCGGTGGCGATGCGGTGTGAGCCGAGAAGATAGCCATCGGCCTTGTTAACCCGAGTCGGCCGCATCACGAAATTCAAAGGAAAATCGCATTTGGTATTCACTACTCCTCTGGGAGCGTACTGGCGGCGATGACCACCTCAAAGACCGTGAGGTGGTTCGCTGCTGGGGTTGGGATATTCATTTCAGGTCTAGTCCTCCAGGTGTATGGCTCGATGCTCGCGGCATTGTTGTCGTCGGTGTGTGAGTCGTCTTCGCTGTCTGACCCAAGTCCCAGTGTCGAGTTCCGAGTTATTGGACGCTCGCGGGATGGATTGCGATTGCTGCCGGTCTTGTGGTGATCGCTTGGAGAGCCGTTCATCTCTTGCAGGTGGCGAGGAGCCGGGAGAATACCGGGAAGGAAACGTGACGAGCCTCGCCGAGACTTCCCGTGGAACGCGGTCGGCTCGGGTAGTGAGCGTGTTGGGCGGCACAGGCCTCCAACTGCTGAGGCGGCTCGACACGCTGCTCGCCGCAGCGTTGCTCGCCTTCGGGTTGCGGGTGATCCCCGACAAGTGGTTGTGCGGGGAGGTGACGTGCCGGGCGCCACGTGATGCCGTGATGATGGCGCTGTTCACCATCACCGTTGCGTTGGCGATCGCGTTCGTCTTCTGGCGTGTCACCCGCCGATGGTGGGAGCGCGTGCTCGTGCTCGTGGCTGCGGCGTACGTGAGCAATCAACTCCCGGTGTGGCTTCGGCGACACGGGAGCTGGAACATCACCAGGGAGAGGGGCAGTCGCTGTGAAGTGACGTACGGCATGCGGCAGGACGAAGTTCGCCGTCGGTGCGGGGCCCCGACCTACTGGTGCGAGGGAC includes:
- a CDS encoding response regulator; this translates as MARVLIVDDTDIVRRALELAVRRMGHAAVSTSDAVEALALAREQPPDLALVDFRMPGMDGAALFHALRESLGERCPKILFVSATPPDEVAREVERIGRPAGYVKKPFHLDDLVKMVGEALA
- a CDS encoding YafY family protein: MQKDQRLLDLAALLLKAAEPVSWREIQEQFPEDYGGRGEAAIRKFERDKAELLELGIPVRYAAGDEDLPAGYLIERDEFYLPDLRLPPEDLALLYLAGSAALASGTFPYARDLAHALNKLSFAARAPGASEAAGLAARQLSAPDDGEGMDAAARVEELSRAIAHVKRVHLVYLGAERRETTERDVDPYGLFQRGGAWFLAGWCHLRRAIRTFHLSRIVSLAVNASAPRTRDFVPRGDFSLAGFATRETWEYDVHAPVRCRIRLDPPVPAEVLASFGPRAKLLEDGGATVVEVEATNEEGLLRHVLALGDRAELLQPRPLREKARAVLAGIERRLA
- a CDS encoding YafY family protein, yielding MTPARRKRAEGAPGATGGARSGRAAPRSAKREAAADPAKPAPSPAKSAPRPATAAPRHDPRDRLRRVLFLVPYAVRHPGIPVKDLARRCGCTEKELLADLDFLLEVGSPPFAPDDFLDLYVEGDRVYVALHQSFSRPPRFTESEAAALAAAAQALGGEGRERSVKALRDSVPRDRRASFDELVGRIYAGAPPAPQSVLGRLQRAIAERRAVRLAYHSASRDAETERVVHPYTLAQRFGHWYLYGHDSARGKALAFRLDRIRSCEVTDDRFDPPSEAELARARLFSEAQGEPVRIQLGPLAAAWALARPGVRLVSRTEKGGAVVELPGASDEYGTRYALSLGGDAEVVAPPSARRHFEDAVRRTLARYR
- a CDS encoding ATP-binding protein, with the translated sequence MRRVATRIFLTFAVALAAFGAVAVFAIVRLHDARRDLRLLSSGYLPLTRIAAQLETKDWVAARALEARALDRSARQAYLPVARAHFPALVREKIEEAKRVVADARLLAREDDARFLQDVEGRLQALGARWSEYDGKARALFDALEAGEGQDPSTAAAFEARAQEVRQLEKGLSLDVKLLQVALESQIADRVRAAERSEGRTVALIVIYSLIALGIGVGAALLSQRLLAPIQTLTEGVKAVAAGDLSRQVAVRSGDEIGLLAREFNAMAASLDRQQDELRRAERLAAVGRISAQITHEIRNPLNAIGLNAELLAEELAELDVPPREALQLVSAISREVDRLNGVAEEYLRFARLPKPALARQDLNEILSGLLDFLGPELAAARIELERALAAGLPAVQADEGQLRAVFLNLLRNSREAMPSGGTVTVRTRRVGDAIEAEVSDTGGGIPPGDLTRIFEAFYSTKERGTGLGLAFTRQVVVEHGGSIRCDSTVGQGTTFVVRLPAAADEPMEGPVEAASTR
- a CDS encoding DUF1054 family protein codes for the protein MRPNALGALMAGLGIGPSDFGLFEIDDPDARSAALEAKLQPKLADIGNHCVAGLSRVAGRGLFVHPGKVARRKGVAQDEALVTFCESPRGYRGLPYLAVVVTRDHLHARVGVKGDSPCREAMQRALTREAPALSRKGKPFRKLRSFNDWNFEELPELAPAHTPAFWQELADDLAPGADGLDVGIAWSREEARSLSLGDLLGVFRDLAPLFKLLANASEEAPRT